From a region of the Arvicanthis niloticus isolate mArvNil1 chromosome 6, mArvNil1.pat.X, whole genome shotgun sequence genome:
- the Snapc4 gene encoding snRNA-activating protein complex subunit 4 isoform X3, which translates to MPQGEGWQKPAFIHVYRPLPETILQGQGHWSGKHWEKSLLRKSVVSDRLQRLLQPKLLKLEYLQEKQNRVSSELERQALEKQIKEAEKEVQDINQLPEEALLGNRLDSHDWEKISNINFEGARSAEEIQKFWQSSEHPSISKQEWSTEEVERLKAIAATHGHLEWHLVAEELGTSRSAFQCLQKFQQYNKALKRKEWTAEEDHMLTQLVQEMRVGNHIPYRRIVYFMEGRDSMQLIYRWTKSLDPSLKRGFWAPEEDAKLLQAVAKYGAQDWFKIREEVPGRSDAQCRDRYIRRLHFSLKKGRWNAKEEQQLIQLIEKYGVGHWARIASELPHRSGSQCLSKWKILARKKQHLQRRRGQRPRHSSQWSSSSSSSGSEDCGGSIGGGSSSSSSSSSEDSDVELEESLQNSRTLAPLQYRVPDIDLWVPTRLITSQSQREGTGCYPVHPAVSCCTQDATQNHHKEGSTTVSVPEKNQMQVPCETHSTVPRGVQCFHLSDTQLASAKGPACKSHTLVKERPRQPPLPNSRSESDPGNCMAGPHLRRLWHGTFQNKQRRKRQALHRRLLKHRLLLAVIPWVGDINLACTQAPQRPAAIQTQADSIRMRLESARLASTPVFTLFIQLLQIDTAGCMEVVRERKTQPPALFQPGSQNTQQAPSNAKNSTGCRLPSMPGEQTAKRASHKGRPRLGSCRAEATPFQVPVAAPHGLRPKPKTVSELLREKRLREAQAKKATQPLAALHSQLLFPSPVTLQPPLLPASHGAPVVGPATVSVELSVPVAPVMVNSSPSGSWQVGGISATDKQPPNLQTSPLNSSHKETQIAAPAAFRSLALAPGQVPTSCLLSTGGQSCTTSQKQSLPKVLPILPAAPNLTQLSVQPLSVPPVLNPPASGQPLATKSSLPVNWLLTAQKLLPIQVPAVVGLPQSVSTPETIGLQAKQLPSPAKTPAFLEQPPASTDTEPKGPQGQEIPPTPRPEKKALDLSLLSQESEAATLTWLKGCQGACVPPLGSRMPYHPPSLCSLRALSSLLLHKQDLEQKASSLVASQAAGAPPEPQAGALQASLELVQRQFQDNPAYLLLKTRFLAIFSFPAFLATLPPNSVPTTLSPAMAVGSESDSEDLGDLELKDGTRQLDCMACRVQTSLAASDPKQRTPSPGAVSVPSHLTASDDLDDLDVLRTRRARHSRK; encoded by the exons ATGCCCCAAGGTGAAGGATGGCAAAAGCCTgccttcatacatgtatataggcCACTTCCTGAAACCATACTTCAAGGACAAGGTCACTGGAGTG GGAAACACTGGGAGAAATCCTTGCTCAGGAAGTCTGTAGTGAGTGACCGCCTGCAACGCCTGCTTCAGCCCAAATTGCTGAA GCTTGAGTACCTACAGGAGAAACAGAACCGAGTCTCTAGTGAGTTGGAAAGGCAGGCCCTGGAGAAGCAGAttaaggaagcagagaaggaggtTCAGGACATCAA CCAGCTCCCAGAGGAAGCACTGCTGGGGAACCGGCTGGACAGCCACGACTGGGAGAAGATCTCCAATATTAAT TTTGAAGGAGCCCGAAGTGCAGAGGAGATCCAGAAGTTCTGGCAGAGTTCTGAGCATCCGAGCATCAGTAAGCAAGAATGGAGCACAGAAGAAGTAGAGAGGCTAAAAGCTATCGCTGCCACACATGGCCACCTCGAGTGGCATTTGGTTGCAGAGGAACTTGGG ACAAGTCGCAGTGCCTTCCAGTGCCTGCAGAAATTCCAGCAGTACAACAAAGCCCTGAAACGCAAGGAGTGGACAGCAGAGGAAGACCACATGCTCACCCAGCTGGTCCAAGAGATGCGCGTTGGGAACCATATTCCATACCGCAGGA TTGTCTACTTCATGGAAGGGAGAGACTCCATGCAACTGATCTACCGTTGGACCAAGAGCTTAGATCCCAGCCTGAAAAGGGGATTCTGGGCCCCAGAGGAAGATGCT AAATTGCTTCAAGCTGTTGCCAAGTATGGGGCGCAGGACTGGTTTAAAATCCGGGAAGAGGTGCCAGGTAGGAGCGATGCCCAGTGCAGAGACCG CTACATCAGAAGATTACATTTCAGCTTGAAGAAGGGACGGTGGAATGCAAAAGAAGAACAGCAGCTGATCCAGTTAATAGAAAAATATGGTGTTG GTCACTGGGCAAGAATAGCTTCAGAACTTCCCCATCGGTCAGGCTCCCAGTGTCTGAGCAAGTGGAAAATCTTGGCCAGG AAGAAACAGCATCTCcagaggaggagagggcagaggccCCGTCACAGTAGCCAGTGGagctccagcagcagcagcagtggcagtgaGGACTGTGGGGGCAGCatcggcggcggcagcagcagcagcagcagcagcagcagtgaggaCTCAGATGTGGAGCTGGAGGAGTCTCTGCAGAACAGCAGAACATTGGCCCCTCTGCAGTACAGAGTGCCAGACATTGACCTGTGGGTTCCTACCAGGCTGATCACCAGCCAGTcacagagagaagggacaggGTGCTACCCAGTACACCCTGCTGTCTCCTGCTGCACTCAGGATGCCACTCAAAATCACCACAAGGAAGGTTCTACCACAGTCTCTGTGCCTGAGAAAAACCAGATGCAGGTGCCCTGTGAGACCCACAGCACTGTTCCAAGAGGAGTCCAATGCTTCCACCTCTCAGACACTCAGCTAGCAAGTGCAAAGGGTCCGGCATGCAAG AGCCACACACTGGTGAAGGAAAGACCGAGGCAGCCACCCCTGCCTAATTCACGCTCAGAGTCTGACCCTGGTAACTGTATGGCTGGGCCCCATCTGCGGCGGCTGTGGCATGGAACTTTCCAGAATAAGCAGAGACGCAAGAGACAAGCTCTACATCGCAGGCTCCTTAAGCACAGGCTTCTGCTGGCTGTGATACCCTGGGTGGGTGACATCAACCTGGCCTGCACACAAGCTCCCCAGAGACCTGCAGCAATACAGACTCAAG CTGACAGCATCAGGATGCGGTTGGAGAGTGCCCGCCTGGCCAGCACTCCTGTGTTCACACTGTTTATTCAG CTATTGCAGATTGATACTGCAGGCTGCATGGAAGTGGTTCGAGAGAGGAAAACCCAGCCACCTGCACTGTTCCAGCCAGGCAGCCAGAACACCCAGCAG GCACCCTCTAATGCCAAGAACAGCACAG GCTGCCGTCTTCCAAGCATGCCAGGTGAGCAAACTGCAAAGAGAGCCAGCCACAAAGGGCGTCCACGACTGGGATCCTGCAGGGCTGAGGCTACCCCCTTCCAAGTTCCTGTAGCAGCCCCACATGGCCTCCGGCCAAAGCCTAAGACTGTATCTGAGCTGCTTCGGGAGAAGCGGCTCCGTGAGGCCCAGGCCAAGAAGGCCACTCAGCCTCTCGCTGCCCTCCACAGCCAGCTGCTGTTCCCCTCACCTGTGACCCTCCAGCCCCCTCTGCTGCCAGCCTCCCATGGTGCCCCAGTAGTCGGCCCTGCAACGGTCAGTGTAGAACTCTCTGTACCTGTGGCCCCAGTGATGGTCAATTCAAGTCCTTCTGGCTCCTGGCAGGTGGGTGGGATCTCAGCCACAGACAAACAGCCCCCCAACCTACAAACCAGTCCCCTAAATTCTTCTCACAAAGAGACCCAGATTGCAGCCCCTGCTGCTTTTAGGAGCCTAGCCTTAGCCCCCGGGCAGGTCCCCACAagctgccttctgagtactggagGACAGAGTTGTACCACATCCCAGAAGCAGAGCCTGCCCAAGGTCCTGCCCATTCTCCCAGCAGCCCCCAACCTCACTCAGCTGTCTGTGCAACCCCTCAGTGTGCCACCAGTTCTTAACCCACCGGCAAGTGGGCAGCCCCTGGCAACCAAGTCAAGCCTGCCTGTCAACTGGCTTCTCACAGCTCAGAAGCTGCTCCCTATCCAAGTGCCAGCTGTGGTGGGCCTCCCCCAGTCAGTCAGTACCCCTGAGACTATAGGACTACAAGCAAAACAACTACCTTCCCCTGCCAAGACTCCTGCTTTTCTGGAACAGCCTCCAGCCAGTACAGACACAGAACCCAAAGGACCTCAGGGCCAGGAAATACCACCTACACCTAGGCCCGAAAAGAAGGCTTTGGACCTAAGTCTGCTTTCCCAGGAAAGTGAGGCAGCCACTCTGACATGGCTGAAGGGGTGCCAAGGTGCTTGTGTGCCTCCACTGGGGAGCAGGATGCCCTATCATCCCCCTTCCCTGTGCAGCTTGCGAGCATTGTCCAGCCTCCTCCTCCATAAGCAGGATCTGGAGCAGAAGGCTTCCTCTCTGGTGGCCAGCCAGGCAGCTGGGGCCCCACCTGAGCCCCAGGCTGGGGCCCTACAAGCTTCCCTGGAGCTGGTACAGAGGCAATTCCAGGACAACCCAGCCTACCTCCTGCTAAAGACTCGTTTCCTGGCTATCTTCTCCTTTCCTGCATTCCTGGCCACTCTGCCCCCCAACAGTGTCCCCACCACCCTATCACCAGCCATGGCTGTGGGTTCTGAGAGTGACAGTGAAGATCTTGGTGACCTGGAGCTCAAGGACGGGACTAGACAGCTGGACTGCATGGCCTGCAGAGTACAAACCAGCCTGGCAGCCTCAGACCCCAAACAG AGAACTCCAAGTCCTGGTGCGGTCTCTGTTCCCTCCCACCTGACTGCTTCTGATGACCTTGATGACCTTGATGTGCTCAGAACTCGACGTGCTCGCCATTCCCGGAAATAG
- the Snapc4 gene encoding snRNA-activating protein complex subunit 4 isoform X1: MDINAEREKITQEIQELERILYPGSSSIHFEVSESSLSSDSEADSLPEEDLETAVAPVLEEERSSEGSNEEEEDPKDKALPEDPETCLQLNMVYQEVIREKLAEVSQLLAQNQEQQEEILFDLAGTKCPKVKDGKSLPSYMYIGHFLKPYFKDKVTGVGPPANEETREKAAQGIKAFEQLLVTKWKHWEKSLLRKSVVSDRLQRLLQPKLLKLEYLQEKQNRVSSELERQALEKQIKEAEKEVQDINQLPEEALLGNRLDSHDWEKISNINFEGARSAEEIQKFWQSSEHPSISKQEWSTEEVERLKAIAATHGHLEWHLVAEELGTSRSAFQCLQKFQQYNKALKRKEWTAEEDHMLTQLVQEMRVGNHIPYRRIVYFMEGRDSMQLIYRWTKSLDPSLKRGFWAPEEDAKLLQAVAKYGAQDWFKIREEVPGRSDAQCRDRYIRRLHFSLKKGRWNAKEEQQLIQLIEKYGVGHWARIASELPHRSGSQCLSKWKILARKKQHLQRRRGQRPRHSSQWSSSSSSSGSEDCGGSIGGGSSSSSSSSSEDSDVELEESLQNSRTLAPLQYRVPDIDLWVPTRLITSQSQREGTGCYPVHPAVSCCTQDATQNHHKEGSTTVSVPEKNQMQVPCETHSTVPRGVQCFHLSDTQLASAKGPACKSHTLVKERPRQPPLPNSRSESDPGNCMAGPHLRRLWHGTFQNKQRRKRQALHRRLLKHRLLLAVIPWVGDINLACTQAPQRPAAIQTQADSIRMRLESARLASTPVFTLFIQLLQIDTAGCMEVVRERKTQPPALFQPGSQNTQQAPSNAKNSTGCRLPSMPGEQTAKRASHKGRPRLGSCRAEATPFQVPVAAPHGLRPKPKTVSELLREKRLREAQAKKATQPLAALHSQLLFPSPVTLQPPLLPASHGAPVVGPATVSVELSVPVAPVMVNSSPSGSWQVGGISATDKQPPNLQTSPLNSSHKETQIAAPAAFRSLALAPGQVPTSCLLSTGGQSCTTSQKQSLPKVLPILPAAPNLTQLSVQPLSVPPVLNPPASGQPLATKSSLPVNWLLTAQKLLPIQVPAVVGLPQSVSTPETIGLQAKQLPSPAKTPAFLEQPPASTDTEPKGPQGQEIPPTPRPEKKALDLSLLSQESEAATLTWLKGCQGACVPPLGSRMPYHPPSLCSLRALSSLLLHKQDLEQKASSLVASQAAGAPPEPQAGALQASLELVQRQFQDNPAYLLLKTRFLAIFSFPAFLATLPPNSVPTTLSPAMAVGSESDSEDLGDLELKDGTRQLDCMACRVQTSLAASDPKQRTPSPGAVSVPSHLTASDDLDDLDVLRTRRARHSRK, encoded by the exons ATGGACATCAACGCTGAACGAGAAAAAATAACACAAGAGATCCAGGAACTTGAAAGGATTTTGTATCCTGGATCCTCCAGCATCCACTTTGAGGTCTCTGAATCCAGTCTCAGTTCGGACTCGGAAGCAG ATTCCCTGCCTGAGGAGGACTTGGAGACTGCTGTTGCCCCCGTCTTG gaagaagaaaggtcaAGTGAGGGCagcaatgaggaggaggaggaccccAAGGACAAAGCTCTCCCTGAAGACCCTGAGACCTGTCTGCAGCTAAATATGGTCTACCAGGAGGTGATCCGGGAAAAGCTGGCAGAGGTTAGCCAGTTGCTAGCCCAGAACCAGGAGCAGCAG GAGGAGATCCTGTTTGATCTGGCTGGGACCAAATGCCCCAAGGTGAAGGATGGCAAAAGCCTgccttcatacatgtatataggcCACTTCCTGAAACCATACTTCAAGGACAAGGTCACTGGAGTG GGGCCTCCTGCCAATGAAGAAACACGGGAGAAGGCTGCCCAGGGAATCAAGGCCTTTGAACAGCTCTTGGTGACCAAGT GGAAACACTGGGAGAAATCCTTGCTCAGGAAGTCTGTAGTGAGTGACCGCCTGCAACGCCTGCTTCAGCCCAAATTGCTGAA GCTTGAGTACCTACAGGAGAAACAGAACCGAGTCTCTAGTGAGTTGGAAAGGCAGGCCCTGGAGAAGCAGAttaaggaagcagagaaggaggtTCAGGACATCAA CCAGCTCCCAGAGGAAGCACTGCTGGGGAACCGGCTGGACAGCCACGACTGGGAGAAGATCTCCAATATTAAT TTTGAAGGAGCCCGAAGTGCAGAGGAGATCCAGAAGTTCTGGCAGAGTTCTGAGCATCCGAGCATCAGTAAGCAAGAATGGAGCACAGAAGAAGTAGAGAGGCTAAAAGCTATCGCTGCCACACATGGCCACCTCGAGTGGCATTTGGTTGCAGAGGAACTTGGG ACAAGTCGCAGTGCCTTCCAGTGCCTGCAGAAATTCCAGCAGTACAACAAAGCCCTGAAACGCAAGGAGTGGACAGCAGAGGAAGACCACATGCTCACCCAGCTGGTCCAAGAGATGCGCGTTGGGAACCATATTCCATACCGCAGGA TTGTCTACTTCATGGAAGGGAGAGACTCCATGCAACTGATCTACCGTTGGACCAAGAGCTTAGATCCCAGCCTGAAAAGGGGATTCTGGGCCCCAGAGGAAGATGCT AAATTGCTTCAAGCTGTTGCCAAGTATGGGGCGCAGGACTGGTTTAAAATCCGGGAAGAGGTGCCAGGTAGGAGCGATGCCCAGTGCAGAGACCG CTACATCAGAAGATTACATTTCAGCTTGAAGAAGGGACGGTGGAATGCAAAAGAAGAACAGCAGCTGATCCAGTTAATAGAAAAATATGGTGTTG GTCACTGGGCAAGAATAGCTTCAGAACTTCCCCATCGGTCAGGCTCCCAGTGTCTGAGCAAGTGGAAAATCTTGGCCAGG AAGAAACAGCATCTCcagaggaggagagggcagaggccCCGTCACAGTAGCCAGTGGagctccagcagcagcagcagtggcagtgaGGACTGTGGGGGCAGCatcggcggcggcagcagcagcagcagcagcagcagcagtgaggaCTCAGATGTGGAGCTGGAGGAGTCTCTGCAGAACAGCAGAACATTGGCCCCTCTGCAGTACAGAGTGCCAGACATTGACCTGTGGGTTCCTACCAGGCTGATCACCAGCCAGTcacagagagaagggacaggGTGCTACCCAGTACACCCTGCTGTCTCCTGCTGCACTCAGGATGCCACTCAAAATCACCACAAGGAAGGTTCTACCACAGTCTCTGTGCCTGAGAAAAACCAGATGCAGGTGCCCTGTGAGACCCACAGCACTGTTCCAAGAGGAGTCCAATGCTTCCACCTCTCAGACACTCAGCTAGCAAGTGCAAAGGGTCCGGCATGCAAG AGCCACACACTGGTGAAGGAAAGACCGAGGCAGCCACCCCTGCCTAATTCACGCTCAGAGTCTGACCCTGGTAACTGTATGGCTGGGCCCCATCTGCGGCGGCTGTGGCATGGAACTTTCCAGAATAAGCAGAGACGCAAGAGACAAGCTCTACATCGCAGGCTCCTTAAGCACAGGCTTCTGCTGGCTGTGATACCCTGGGTGGGTGACATCAACCTGGCCTGCACACAAGCTCCCCAGAGACCTGCAGCAATACAGACTCAAG CTGACAGCATCAGGATGCGGTTGGAGAGTGCCCGCCTGGCCAGCACTCCTGTGTTCACACTGTTTATTCAG CTATTGCAGATTGATACTGCAGGCTGCATGGAAGTGGTTCGAGAGAGGAAAACCCAGCCACCTGCACTGTTCCAGCCAGGCAGCCAGAACACCCAGCAG GCACCCTCTAATGCCAAGAACAGCACAG GCTGCCGTCTTCCAAGCATGCCAGGTGAGCAAACTGCAAAGAGAGCCAGCCACAAAGGGCGTCCACGACTGGGATCCTGCAGGGCTGAGGCTACCCCCTTCCAAGTTCCTGTAGCAGCCCCACATGGCCTCCGGCCAAAGCCTAAGACTGTATCTGAGCTGCTTCGGGAGAAGCGGCTCCGTGAGGCCCAGGCCAAGAAGGCCACTCAGCCTCTCGCTGCCCTCCACAGCCAGCTGCTGTTCCCCTCACCTGTGACCCTCCAGCCCCCTCTGCTGCCAGCCTCCCATGGTGCCCCAGTAGTCGGCCCTGCAACGGTCAGTGTAGAACTCTCTGTACCTGTGGCCCCAGTGATGGTCAATTCAAGTCCTTCTGGCTCCTGGCAGGTGGGTGGGATCTCAGCCACAGACAAACAGCCCCCCAACCTACAAACCAGTCCCCTAAATTCTTCTCACAAAGAGACCCAGATTGCAGCCCCTGCTGCTTTTAGGAGCCTAGCCTTAGCCCCCGGGCAGGTCCCCACAagctgccttctgagtactggagGACAGAGTTGTACCACATCCCAGAAGCAGAGCCTGCCCAAGGTCCTGCCCATTCTCCCAGCAGCCCCCAACCTCACTCAGCTGTCTGTGCAACCCCTCAGTGTGCCACCAGTTCTTAACCCACCGGCAAGTGGGCAGCCCCTGGCAACCAAGTCAAGCCTGCCTGTCAACTGGCTTCTCACAGCTCAGAAGCTGCTCCCTATCCAAGTGCCAGCTGTGGTGGGCCTCCCCCAGTCAGTCAGTACCCCTGAGACTATAGGACTACAAGCAAAACAACTACCTTCCCCTGCCAAGACTCCTGCTTTTCTGGAACAGCCTCCAGCCAGTACAGACACAGAACCCAAAGGACCTCAGGGCCAGGAAATACCACCTACACCTAGGCCCGAAAAGAAGGCTTTGGACCTAAGTCTGCTTTCCCAGGAAAGTGAGGCAGCCACTCTGACATGGCTGAAGGGGTGCCAAGGTGCTTGTGTGCCTCCACTGGGGAGCAGGATGCCCTATCATCCCCCTTCCCTGTGCAGCTTGCGAGCATTGTCCAGCCTCCTCCTCCATAAGCAGGATCTGGAGCAGAAGGCTTCCTCTCTGGTGGCCAGCCAGGCAGCTGGGGCCCCACCTGAGCCCCAGGCTGGGGCCCTACAAGCTTCCCTGGAGCTGGTACAGAGGCAATTCCAGGACAACCCAGCCTACCTCCTGCTAAAGACTCGTTTCCTGGCTATCTTCTCCTTTCCTGCATTCCTGGCCACTCTGCCCCCCAACAGTGTCCCCACCACCCTATCACCAGCCATGGCTGTGGGTTCTGAGAGTGACAGTGAAGATCTTGGTGACCTGGAGCTCAAGGACGGGACTAGACAGCTGGACTGCATGGCCTGCAGAGTACAAACCAGCCTGGCAGCCTCAGACCCCAAACAG AGAACTCCAAGTCCTGGTGCGGTCTCTGTTCCCTCCCACCTGACTGCTTCTGATGACCTTGATGACCTTGATGTGCTCAGAACTCGACGTGCTCGCCATTCCCGGAAATAG